The genomic interval GGCGTCGGGCACGTCGGGAAGCTCGTCGCCGAGCACGTCGTCGAGGAGGGGGAGAGCACGCTCGTTCGGCGCGTGTACTCGGAGCACTTCCCGCCGCAGGTGACTGTGGGCGACGAGGGCGTCGCGGAACTCGCGCACGTCGAGGTGCACGCCGTCGAGACGGAGGGCCGCGACCTCCTCGTTCTCACGGGCGACCATCAGGCGCAGGAGAACGCCGGCCACTATCGCGTGACGGACGCCTTCCTCGACATCGCCGAGGAGTTCGGGGTTTCGGACGTGTTCGCGCTCGGCGGCGTTCCCACGGGCGAACTCATCGAGGAGTACGGCGTCGTCGGCGCGGTCAGCGACGAAGCGCTCGCGGCCGACCTGGAGGAGGCCGGTGTCGAGTTCCGGTCCGAGGAACCCGCCGGCGGTATCGTCGGCACGAGCGGTCTCCTCCTCGGTCTCGGCGGCCGCCGCGGGTTCGACGCCGCGTGTCTGATGGGTGAGACCTCTGGCTACCTCGTCGACCCGAAGAGCGCGAAAGCCGTCCTCGAAGTCCTCGAATCCCTCCTCGGGTTCGACGTGGACTTCGACGCGCTGGACGAGCGCGCGGACGAGATGGAGGACGTGGTCGAGCAGATGCAGCAGATGGAACAGGGGCCGAGTCCGGGGAGCGAGGACGACCTCCGGTACATCGGCTGACTACGGACTCTCGGGGTTTCTCTTCTGACGTGCGGAACGCGGATTGTGAGCCTGGTGGTTAGAGGTCGACGACTTCGTAGGTTGCGCCGGCGTCCCGGAGCGGGTCGGTGACGCGGCCGACGGCGTCGGCGGTGGCGACGACGACGACTTCGAGCCCGCGGCTCGCGGCGTCCGCGGCCACGTCCCCGACGGCGAACGTGGTCGCGGGTTCGGTGTCGGTCTTCCGGAGCGCGACGACGGCTTCGACGCCGGCGGCGAGCACGAGGTTTGCGCGGCTCGCTTCGGCGGCGAGTTCGTCGAGCGCGACCTCGTTGCTGCCGCCGGAGCGCACGGGCGGCACCTGGTAGACGGTGACGGAACCCGGCGCGAGGTCGATGATGCCCTCGAAGCCCGTGACGCCCACGTCCTCGCCCGCGGCGGCGTCCGTGGTCGCGACGCCCGTCGCCGGCCCTTCCTCGCCGGGGGTGGCGTGCAACAGTCCTTCGCGCATGTCGAGCGTGACGGTGTCGCCCTGGCTGATGTCGCCGGTGGCGATGGCGGCGTCCTCCTGCACGCTCCCGAGTACGTCCTCGGTCACGCGGTCTGCGTACCGCCGCACGTCGTCCGCCGTCCGGAGGAGCCAGTCTACGCCCTCCTTCGTGATGCGGTAGCGCGAGCGTCCCTCCTTCTCCACCAGTCCCTCCTCCGTGAGTTCCCGGATGTACTCGGAGACCGCCTGCGTGGTGACGCCGACGGCGTCCGCTATCTCGCCCTGACTCACCGCGGGCTGCCGGTCCGCGATTTCCACCAGAATCCGGAAGCGCGTCGCGGAGCGCTTATCGGAGAGCACGTCGGCCATACGCGATTCGGGGGGTGGAACGCTCAAAGTTCCACCGGTCGCGCGAGGGAGCAGGGTGAGCGAGTGCGACCCAGCAAGCGGAGTTTGCGTTGGTCGCGTGAGCACGCAGTGAGCGAACGCGACTCAGTCGAACTGTGTTCGACGGTAGTCGCGCGAGGGAGCGAAGCGAGCGAGTGCGACCCGGCGGGGCGTCCCGCAAGGGTAACTCCTTTCGACGCGGGTCGTGGAGTACGTGTATGGAGACGACTGAGGCGTTCACTGGGTTGCGGTGCGTGGATTGTGGAGAGTCGTTCGACGCCGAGGAGGCGACGCATCGGTGTCCGGAGTGTGAGGGGATTCTCGACCCCGAGTACGATTTGGACGCGCTCGACGTGTCGCGGGAGACGTTCGAGTCCCGGCGATTCGATTCGATGTGGCGGTACGAGGAGCTCCTGCCGTTCACGCGGGAGTCTGCGGTGTCGATGGACGAGGGGGCGACGGCGCTGGTGGAGGCGCCGAAGCTCGCGGACGAACTCGGCGTCGGGCGCGTCCTCATCAAGGACGAGGGCCGGAATCCGACGGGGACGTTCAAAGACCGGGGGCAGACGGTGGCGGTGACCGCGGCGAGTCAGCACGGCGCGAGCGACGTGGCGCTTGCGTCGGCGGGGAACGCGGGGCAGGCGGCGGCGGCGTACGCGGCCCGCGCGGGCCTGGACGCGCACGTGTTCCTGCCGTCGCGGTCGGGGTTCACGCAGAAGGCGATGGTGAACGTGCACGGCGGCGACATGAACGTCGTCGAGGGCCGCATCGGGGACGCCGGCGCGGCGTACGAGGGCGCGATGGCGGAGAACCCCGAGTGGTACTCGGTGAAGACGTTCGTCACGCCGTACCGCCACGAGGGGAAGAAGACGATGCTGTACGAGACGGTCGAACAGCTCGACTGGGAGGTGCCGGACGCGGTCGTCTACCCGACGGGCGGCGGCGTCGGGCTCGTGGGGATGCACAAGGCCGCGAAGGAGCTCCGCGACCTCGGGCTGACCGGCGACCTGCCGGCGATGTACGCGGCGCAGGCGGAGGGCTGTGCGCCGGTCGTGCGGGCGTTCGAGGAGGGTCGTGACGTGCACGAGCCGTGGCAGAACCCGGACACCATCTGCGGCGGCATCGAGATTCCCGACCCGGGCGCGAGCCCGCTGATTCTGGACGCGCTCAGGGAGTCCGACGGCGGCGCGGTCGCGACGAGCGACCAGGACATCCTCGACTCCGCCGTCACGGTCGCGCAGAACGAGGGCGTCGAGATGGGCGCGACGTGCGCGGCGGCGGCGTCCGGCGCGTGGGAGCTCGCCCAACGCGGCGAGTTCGATGAGGAGGACACCGTCGTCCTCCTGAACACGGGTCACGGGAGCAAGGACGACGACGTGCTCCGCAGTCACCTGATGAGCAAGGGCATCTAGTCGGGGACACAAACTTCATAGTTAGACGGTTCTAATTCTCGGTATCGAATGCTCTCCGACGTGATGGAGGACTACCTGAAGACGATTTACATGCTCCAGCGCGAGCACGGCCCGCCCGTCCGCACCTCGACCGTCGCGGACGCGCTCGACGTGACCTCGCCGACCGTCACCTCGATGCTGGAGAACCTCGAAGACCGCGGGTTCCTGGTTCGAGAGAAGTACAAGGGCGTCGAACTCACCGAGGACGGCGAAGCCGTCGCGCTCGAAGTGCTGCGCCACCACCGCCTCCTCGAAGCCTACCTCGCGGAACACCTCGACTACGAGTGGTCGGAGGTGCACGACGAGGCGGACGCGCTCGAACACCACATCAGCGAGGAGTTCGAGCGCCGGGTCGCGGACGCGCTCGGCGACCCCCGCGTCGACCCGCACGGTGACCCCATCCCGAGCGAGGACCTCACGCTCGCGGAGGACGACACCGTCTCGCTCGCGAGCGCCGAACCCGGCGACAGCGTCGTCGTCGCGCGCGTGAGCGACCGCGACGACGAGGAACTCCGCTATCTCTCCGAGGTCGGCGTCGAACCCGGAACCGCGCTCACCGTCACGGACACCACGCCCATCGGCACGCTCGTCCTCGACATCGACGGCGAGACCGTGACGCTCCCCGAATCGGTCGCCGCGACCATCCGCGTCCGCCCCGCCGCCGAGGCACAGCCATGACCGCGAGCGGCCTCCAGGGCGTCATCGAACAGTACGCCCACTACGGACCGTTCCTCGCGGCGTTCCTCGCGAACCTCCTCGCGACCTTCGGCGACAAGGGCCAGCTCGCCGTCGTCACGCTCGCCACGAAGTACGACGCGAAACGCATCTTCCTCGGCGCGATGGCCGCCTTCGCGGCGTGGAGCGCGCTCGAAGTCGTGTTCGGCAGCACCATCACACGCGTCGTCCCCGCGTCCGCGATGACCGTCGCGACCGGCGGGCTCTTCCTCGTCTTCGCGGCGTGGACGCTCCTGAACGTCCTCAACACCGTTCGCGCCAGCCCCCTCACGCCCTACGACCCCGCGACCCTCGTCCCCGCACCCCTCCGCGGACTCACCGAAGGCCACGGCCCGACCCTCACCGGATTCACGTTCATCGGCCTCGCGGAGTTCGGCGATAAGACCCAACTCCTCACCATCGCGCTCGCCGCGACGTTCCCCGACTCGCTCGTCTCCGTCTTCCTCGGCGTCGTCGCGGCGCTCGCGCTCCGCACCGGCGTGGACGCTCTCATCGGCGAACAGGCCGAACGCGTCCTCCCCTCGCTCTACATCGAGGCCGCGTCCGCCGTCGTGTTCGCCGCGTTCGGCGTGTTCGTCTTCGGACTCATCGACGACCTCGTGCTCATCATCGCCGTCGTCGCCGCGCTCTTCTTCTGCGTCGGCGCGGCCGCAGAACGCTCCCGGGTCGTCTAGGGCCGGTCGTCCGTCTCCATCCGCGCGACCTCGCCCTCCAACCACTCCCGGAACCACCGCACGCGCTTCAACCGCTCGTGCGCGATGGACTCCGCGGCGTCGCTCTCCACGCGACTCACCGCCTCCTCGCCGCGCTCGTACACGCGCTCTATCATCTCCGCCGAATCCATGTGCGTGCGCGCCTCGTACCCCATCCGCAACAACATCAACACGGTGCCGTTCGCGCCGACCTTGTCCAGGAGGTCGGCCTCCACGAGACACCGCGCCTCCAGGGAGAGGTCGCCGAGCGACCCCTGATAGGAGTGCTTCGCGATCGCGTCGCAGACGCGGTCGACGAACGACGCCGGATAGTCACCGTGCGTCTCCAGGAACTGCCGCGCCACCCGCGCCCCCTCCTCCGCGTGCACGTCCTGGTCGGCTTCGAGTTTCGCCACGTCGTGGAAGAGCGACGCGACCCGAACCACGTCCACGTCCGCGCCCTCCCGGCGAGCGATCTCCACCGCCAGGTCGGTCACGTTCAGGATGTGATTGAACCGGTACTCCGCGGAATGCCACGGATACCACCGCATCCGCCCGCCGCCGTCCTCGTTCTCAACGCTCGCGGCGAGATAGTCCGAGACGAACGTCTTCATCTCCGCTATCTTCTCCGACGACACGGGCGAATCCCTTATCTCGACGCCCATCTCGCCACCTCCGTTCGAACCCGATACGTACAACTCATTACGTACACGAACGCCTGTTTCGCTCTTTAGCCTTTTGCAGACCACTCACACACCCGCGAAGAACCCGCGACGCGCTAGTTCGCGCGCTCGCCCGGCAACCGCGCGTCCTCGATAGCGCGCTCACACTCCAACAACGCCTCCGTCCGGTCGTCCACACCGTCGAGGCCGACCGACTCCACCACCGACCACCCGTTGTCGAGCACCACCGCCTTCGCCCACGACTCCGTCACCAACACCACCGCCTCGCTCACCGTCACCTCCTCCATCGACTCCGCCCGCACCGCCTCCTCCCGCTCCACCGGCACCACCAACTCGAACGCGTCCGACTCGTTCAACGCCGCCACCTCACCCATACTCAACGCCCGCCCCGGCAACGACTCCAAGACACTCATACCACCAGCAACACGCTCAGCGAGGAAAACCACTCCGCTCCCACCAAAGAAAAGTTAGACATGTGATAGTAGTCCCGGGCGGATTCGAACCGCCGTCAACGGCTCCAAAGGCCGCTATGATTGGCCACTACACCACGGGACTTCACGCCGCTCAGCCCGTGTACCTCGCAGCTCCGTCGGAACTGCTCACCACCACGGGACGTCTCGTGCACTTCAGAATCGGGAACCCAGTCTAATATGCGTTGCGAGACTCCGGCGTTACCGGTCGGTCTCGTCGCCGCTCTCCACGTCGATTCGGGTGACGTCGCCCGAGTCCGTGGTTCGGTCGCGGCCGCCGAAGATGGTGGTGCGGACGTCGTCCGCGAAGGATTCCACCTGGGATTTGAGCGTGGAGACTTCGTCCTCGAAGGTTTCGACGGTGCGTTCGACGTAGTGGACGCGTTCGACGGGGATGCGGCGAACCACGTCCTTGCCGTCGTCCTCTCCGATTTTGAGTATCCAGTGGTCTTGGAAGTACGCGATGTGTTCGTTCTGGAGTTCGCGCGTGACAGTGCCTTCTTCCGGGTCGTCGTAGACGATGCGCGCCGTGCCGAGGTCGTCGTCCATACGCGTACTGGGAGGGCAAGCGGTGTAGGTGTGGCGGCTAGTCGTCGGCCTGCACGCCTTCGAGTTCCTCGACGAGTTTCCCGCACGCGTCGGCCTCGGGGTCGAAGCAGGCGGGACAGTCGGGTTCGCGGTCGATAATCATGTCGAGGCGGTCGGCGACGGTCTCGTCGATAACGGGTTCGAGCTGGCGGGCTTCCTCCCGGTACTCCTCGACGTCGAGGACGTTCGCGAGGAAGCGTTCGAGGATGCAGTACGTGCCGAGCGCCTCGACCGCGCGCGCCTCGCCGTCGTCGGTGAGCGCCGCGCCCTTGTACTTCTCGTGCGTGACGAGCCCGCGGTCTTCGAGCTTCCCGATCATCTCGTTCACGCTCGCGGGACTCACGTCGAGGCGGTCGGCGAGCGCGCCCGTGGACGCCGGGCCGTCCTCCAACTGCTGGACGACGAAGATAGTCTTCAAGTACTGGTCGGCGGTGTTCACGCGAACCACCTCCTGGTTCGTCGTTGGAGCACGCTCATACGCGGTCCTCCATGAGGTTCGCGACTTCCTCGACGCCTTCGGCTTCGGCTTGTCGGATGTCGCTGAGCACGCCGAGTAGGCTGTCGCGGGGGATGCTGAACTCGGCGTCGCTGGATTCGATGGCGTCGATGAGGTCGTCGTAGAACTTGTATGCCGTTTCCTCGCCGTTCAGTTGGTCGTAGAGCACGCCGTCGAAGTCGTCGGGGCGCGTCTGTGCGTACTGGGCGTTCACGAGTGCTTGGATGTCGTCGAACGGGATGCTGTCCGCGTCCAGTTCGTCCACGAGGTCTTCGAGGCGTTGGCGGTGCTTGTGTGATTCCTCGCGGGCGTCCGCGAGGAGTTCCTCGATGCGTTCGTCGCGTTCGTCCGCGGGGAGGCGCTGGTAGTGCTGGTACGCGCGGGCTTCCACGACCTCTTCGAGCACGATACCGATCTGGAGGAGGCGCGCGAGTTGGTCGTCCGAGTCCACGCGTGCGGCGACTGAACTCACGGTTCACCTCGGCGTCCGTCCGTCATACTCGCTCCTTGGGCCGCGCGAACTTAAACGGTGTCGTCCAGTCGTTTCGCGTACACCGCGTCCCGCGCGTCGAACTCGTTCGGCTTCTCGCGCACGAACTCGAACCCGCGCGACTCGTAGAACCCGCGGGCGCGGTCGTTCCCGGCGAGCACCACCAGTCGAAGCCGGGACGCCGACGCCGGCAGCTCCGCCGCCGCCGCGTCGAGCAGGCTGGTGCCGACGCCCTCGCCGTAGTGGTCGGGGTGGACGTAG from Salarchaeum japonicum carries:
- a CDS encoding proteasome assembly chaperone family protein; amino-acid sequence: MQELEVETVADADLTNPVFVEGLPGVGHVGKLVAEHVVEEGESTLVRRVYSEHFPPQVTVGDEGVAELAHVEVHAVETEGRDLLVLTGDHQAQENAGHYRVTDAFLDIAEEFGVSDVFALGGVPTGELIEEYGVVGAVSDEALAADLEEAGVEFRSEEPAGGIVGTSGLLLGLGGRRGFDAACLMGETSGYLVDPKSAKAVLEVLESLLGFDVDFDALDERADEMEDVVEQMQQMEQGPSPGSEDDLRYIG
- a CDS encoding DUF7839 domain-containing protein, giving the protein MADVLSDKRSATRFRILVEIADRQPAVSQGEIADAVGVTTQAVSEYIRELTEEGLVEKEGRSRYRITKEGVDWLLRTADDVRRYADRVTEDVLGSVQEDAAIATGDISQGDTVTLDMREGLLHATPGEEGPATGVATTDAAAGEDVGVTGFEGIIDLAPGSVTVYQVPPVRSGGSNEVALDELAAEASRANLVLAAGVEAVVALRKTDTEPATTFAVGDVAADAASRGLEVVVVATADAVGRVTDPLRDAGATYEVVDL
- a CDS encoding threonine synthase, which gives rise to METTEAFTGLRCVDCGESFDAEEATHRCPECEGILDPEYDLDALDVSRETFESRRFDSMWRYEELLPFTRESAVSMDEGATALVEAPKLADELGVGRVLIKDEGRNPTGTFKDRGQTVAVTAASQHGASDVALASAGNAGQAAAAYAARAGLDAHVFLPSRSGFTQKAMVNVHGGDMNVVEGRIGDAGAAYEGAMAENPEWYSVKTFVTPYRHEGKKTMLYETVEQLDWEVPDAVVYPTGGGVGLVGMHKAAKELRDLGLTGDLPAMYAAQAEGCAPVVRAFEEGRDVHEPWQNPDTICGGIEIPDPGASPLILDALRESDGGAVATSDQDILDSAVTVAQNEGVEMGATCAAAASGAWELAQRGEFDEEDTVVLLNTGHGSKDDDVLRSHLMSKGI
- a CDS encoding metal-dependent transcriptional regulator, with the protein product MLSDVMEDYLKTIYMLQREHGPPVRTSTVADALDVTSPTVTSMLENLEDRGFLVREKYKGVELTEDGEAVALEVLRHHRLLEAYLAEHLDYEWSEVHDEADALEHHISEEFERRVADALGDPRVDPHGDPIPSEDLTLAEDDTVSLASAEPGDSVVVARVSDRDDEELRYLSEVGVEPGTALTVTDTTPIGTLVLDIDGETVTLPESVAATIRVRPAAEAQP
- a CDS encoding TMEM165/GDT1 family protein, with the translated sequence MTASGLQGVIEQYAHYGPFLAAFLANLLATFGDKGQLAVVTLATKYDAKRIFLGAMAAFAAWSALEVVFGSTITRVVPASAMTVATGGLFLVFAAWTLLNVLNTVRASPLTPYDPATLVPAPLRGLTEGHGPTLTGFTFIGLAEFGDKTQLLTIALAATFPDSLVSVFLGVVAALALRTGVDALIGEQAERVLPSLYIEAASAVVFAAFGVFVFGLIDDLVLIIAVVAALFFCVGAAAERSRVV
- a CDS encoding HD domain-containing protein, translated to MGVEIRDSPVSSEKIAEMKTFVSDYLAASVENEDGGGRMRWYPWHSAEYRFNHILNVTDLAVEIARREGADVDVVRVASLFHDVAKLEADQDVHAEEGARVARQFLETHGDYPASFVDRVCDAIAKHSYQGSLGDLSLEARCLVEADLLDKVGANGTVLMLLRMGYEARTHMDSAEMIERVYERGEEAVSRVESDAAESIAHERLKRVRWFREWLEGEVARMETDDRP
- a CDS encoding metal-dependent transcriptional regulator, yielding MNTADQYLKTIFVVQQLEDGPASTGALADRLDVSPASVNEMIGKLEDRGLVTHEKYKGAALTDDGEARAVEALGTYCILERFLANVLDVEEYREEARQLEPVIDETVADRLDMIIDREPDCPACFDPEADACGKLVEELEGVQADD
- a CDS encoding ferritin family protein; this encodes MSSVAARVDSDDQLARLLQIGIVLEEVVEARAYQHYQRLPADERDERIEELLADAREESHKHRQRLEDLVDELDADSIPFDDIQALVNAQYAQTRPDDFDGVLYDQLNGEETAYKFYDDLIDAIESSDAEFSIPRDSLLGVLSDIRQAEAEGVEEVANLMEDRV